In one window of Sardina pilchardus chromosome 23, fSarPil1.1, whole genome shotgun sequence DNA:
- the gdnfa gene encoding glial cell line-derived neurotrophic factor, which translates to MKLWDVLATCLLLLSSVSTRPIFPKLQPVKRPPVVGLHRDSAALSVEDSLIRPYSHPERLHKTSMEEQYELEGPYPDQFDDVMDFIEATIGRLRRSPRVDGSFQSRSGRQSGSSGADREERGERGGRKGQGGQRRKGKGRKGGRSRKGGRDEQRTAPVGRECRLHEVHLNVTDLGLGYQTKEELIFRYCSGPCSDAETNYDKILNNLTNNKKLDKEKPSRICCRPITFDDDLSFLDNNLEYHILKKHSARTCGCV; encoded by the exons ATGAAGTTATGGGATGTTCTGGCCACGTGTCTCTTGCTCCTGAGCTCCGTCTCCACGCGCCCCATCTTTCCAAAGCTGCAGCCCGTCAAGAGGCCTCCTGTAGTGGGCTTGCACCGTGACTCTGCTGCCCTGTCTGTGGAGGACTCTCTCATACGCCCCTACTCCCATCCAGAGCGCCTGCACAAAACCTCCATGGAGGAACAAT ATGAACTTGAAGGTCCATACCCTGATCAGTTTGACGACGTTATGGACTTCATCGAGGCCACCATCGGCAGATTACGCCGGTCTCCAAGAGTCGACGGAAGTTTCCAGAGCCGGAGCGGGAGACAGAGCGGATCGTCGGGCGCGGACAGGGAGGAAAGGGGGGAAAGGGGCGGCAGGAAGGGCCAAGGGGGGCAGAGGAGGAAAGGCAAAGGGCGGAAGGGCGGCCGCTCGAGGAAGGGTGGCCGGGACGAGCAACGGACAGCGCCAGTGGGCCGAGAGTGCCGGCTCCATGAGGTCCACCTCAACGTGACGGACCTCGGGCTGGGCTACCAGACCAAGGAGGAACTAATATTCAGGTACTGCAGCGGACCCTGCTCGGACGCGGAGACCAACTACGACAAGATTCTGAACAATCTGACCAACAACAAAAAGTTGGACAAGGAGAAGCCCTCTCGGATTTGCTGTCGCCCGATCACCTTTGACGATGACCTCTCTTTCTTGGACAACAACCTAGAGTACCACATTCTGAAGAAGCATTCCGCTCggacatgtggttgtgtgtga